GATAAACTCAATAGTTTATaccccgacccaggattcgaacctaaaaCCGCGGTATCTGacgccacataggctaactaaCCACTGGATCgagaaaattaatatatttccgtttaaagttaataatataaaacttaatctTATTACTTTTAACAAgttctgaatatttttttttcctttgtgaacaaaataaatcattataaaatcaatgcatataaataaaatttaaatgtctgtCAAAATAGATTTTGTCGAGTGttcatagttatttacacgaacAAAGCAAACTAAAAACAAACAAGGTGTTATaacttttgtctgtttgtttgtttgtccgggctCATCTTTAGaatggctgaactgattttaatggaacttacACTGGAAGATAAGtttattgagaaaaaacaatactttttaacccggaaaaatgaatggttcccgtgagatttatgataaactaaatttcacgtggacgtcACGTGGACGTCACGACGAAGTAGCAGGCGTCCGCAAGTCcgagtttataataaaatacgtgtCTAACACATTGTTTTTATCATTGCAGAACATCATCATGTCGGACAGAAAGAATCTTCTGCTGTTCTTCGACCGCCCCACGGAGCCATGTTTCATGCAAAAAGGGGATGACGCCATCTTTCAACTGCCTGACAACTTCTACCCTGATAAATATAAAACCGTCAGCAACACCCTCGCCAACCGTTTCGGTGAAAATGCCCAACGAAGCATCCCTGTGCGCAATATTGCTTTACCTGACTTGTCTCTGCCTATGCAACTACCTTACAATGACCAATTCTCACTTTTCGTGCCCAAGCACAGGAAAATGGCTGGTAAACTTATCGACATCTTTATGGGCATGCGAGACGTAGACGACTTACAGTCGATTTGCTCATACTGTCAAATGAGAATGAACCCTTACATGTTCAACTACTGTCTCTCTGTAGCCATCTTGCATAGAGAAGATACAAAAGGTCTTAATATTCCTACCTTTGCGGAATCTTTCCCAGATAAGTTCATGGATCCTAAAGTGTTCCGTCGCGCTCGTGAAGTGAGCACCGTCGTGCCAGTTGGTAATAGGCTGCCAATTAATATTCCTCAAAATTATACCGCGGCTGATTCAAATCCCGAGCAACGCGTTGCATACTTCCGTGAGGACATCGGCCTCAATCTACACCACTGGCACTGGCATCTCGTGTACCCATTCGACGCTGCCGATCGCGCAATCGTTAACAAGGACCGTCGTGGGGAACTTTTTTACTATATGCACCAACAGATCATAGCTAGATACAGCACAGAGCGGCTTTGCAATAACTTGGGCCGACCAAGGCGCTACAACGACTTCCGTAGCCCCATTGAAGAAGGATACTTCCCTAAACTTGACTCCCAAGTAGCAAGTCGTGCTTGGCCCCCGAGGTTCGCAGGTTCTACCATCCGAGACATCGATCGTCCCGTCGATCAAATCAAGAGTGATGTTTCGCAACTTGAAATTTGGAGAGACCGTTTCCTTAAAGCAATTGAGGACATGGCAATCGTTCTACCAAACGGCCGTACAATGCCACTCGATGAAGAAACTGGTATAGACGTGCTCGGAAATCTTATGGAATCGTCTATTATTAGCCGTAACCGCGGCTACTATGGTGATTTGCACAATATGGGGCACGTTTTCATCTCATATTCCCACGATCCTGACCACAGGAACTTGGAGCAATTTGGTGTCATGGGTGATTCGGCTACCGCGATGCGTGATCCCGTATTTTACCGCTGGCACTCATACATTGATGACATATTCCAGCTCTATAAGAACAAACTTCCTCCTTATCCCGCAGAAAGGTTAGATTTCCCAGGTGTCAGAGTAACGTCAATCGGCATCGAAGGAGCTAGTGGCGCTAATATATTAACGACCCAATGGGAGCAAAGCACGGTAGAGCTTGGCCGAGGTCTCGATTTTACACCACGTGGTTCTGTGCTAGCGCGCTTCACACACTTGCAGCATGACGAATTTAACTACGTTTGTACCGTTACAAACTCGAGTGGTTCAGATTTGATGGGTACAGTGAGAATCTTTATGGCACCAGTCCTGGACGAGGGTGGCCGCCAATTGTCATTCGATGACCAGCGCAGACTTATGATCGAACTTGATAAATTCACGGAACAATTACCAGCTGGCTCTAGAACAATTCGTCGCCGAAGTTTGGACTCCTCAGTCACTATTCCATACGAGAGGACCTTCCGTAATCAAAACACCCGTCCTGGCGATCCAGGTTCTGCTGAGGCTGCTGAGTTCGATTT
This window of the Bicyclus anynana chromosome 6, ilBicAnyn1.1, whole genome shotgun sequence genome carries:
- the LOC112056593 gene encoding phenoloxidase subunit 1, with the protein product MSDRKNLLLFFDRPTEPCFMQKGDDAIFQLPDNFYPDKYKTVSNTLANRFGENAQRSIPVRNIALPDLSLPMQLPYNDQFSLFVPKHRKMAGKLIDIFMGMRDVDDLQSICSYCQMRMNPYMFNYCLSVAILHREDTKGLNIPTFAESFPDKFMDPKVFRRAREVSTVVPVGNRLPINIPQNYTAADSNPEQRVAYFREDIGLNLHHWHWHLVYPFDAADRAIVNKDRRGELFYYMHQQIIARYSTERLCNNLGRPRRYNDFRSPIEEGYFPKLDSQVASRAWPPRFAGSTIRDIDRPVDQIKSDVSQLEIWRDRFLKAIEDMAIVLPNGRTMPLDEETGIDVLGNLMESSIISRNRGYYGDLHNMGHVFISYSHDPDHRNLEQFGVMGDSATAMRDPVFYRWHSYIDDIFQLYKNKLPPYPAERLDFPGVRVTSIGIEGASGANILTTQWEQSTVELGRGLDFTPRGSVLARFTHLQHDEFNYVCTVTNSSGSDLMGTVRIFMAPVLDEGGRQLSFDDQRRLMIELDKFTEQLPAGSRTIRRRSLDSSVTIPYERTFRNQNTRPGDPGSAEAAEFDFCGCGWPHHLLIPKGTDNGYPVVLFAMVSNWNDDRVIQDLVGSCNDAASYCGIRDRKYPDRRAMGYPFDRPSQASSINDFLTPNMAIQECSIRFTNATRQRGQQG